CGCAGTTAAGTCGTACACTTTTTGTTCCTGTTGTACTTCTCGGCAGGTCCTCTCCACCATGCCAGAACCCTCTAAGTCCGCTCCCGCCCCGAAGAAGGGCTCCAAGAAGGCGGTGACCAAGGCGCAGAAGAAGGACGGCAAGAAGCGCAAGCGCAGCCGCAAGGAGAGCTACTCCGTCTACGTGTACAAGGTGCTCAAGCAGGTGCACCCCGACACCGGCATCTCGTCCAAGGCCATGGGCATCATGAACTCGTTCGTGAACGACATCTTCGAGCGCATCGCGGGCGAGGCCTCGCGCCTGGCGCACTACAACAAGCGCTCGACCATCACGTCCCGGGAGATCCAGACGGCCGTGCGCCTGCTGCTGCCCGGGGAGCTGGCCAAGCACGCCGTGTCCGAGGGCACCAAGGCCGTCACCAAGTACACCAGCGCCAAGTGAGTTCGCACACCGCGGAG
This portion of the Marmota flaviventris isolate mMarFla1 chromosome 6, mMarFla1.hap1, whole genome shotgun sequence genome encodes:
- the LOC114102782 gene encoding histone H2B type 1-K isoform X2 translates to MPEPSKSAPAPKKGSKKAVTKAQKKDGKKRKRSRKESYSVYVYKVLKQVHPDTGISSKAMGIMNSFVNDIFERIAGEASRLAHYNKRSTITSREIQTAVRLLLPGELAKHAVSEGTKAVTKYTSANLSMEIE
- the LOC114102782 gene encoding histone H2B type 1-K isoform X1; amino-acid sequence: MPEPSKSAPAPKKGSKKAVTKAQKKDGKKRKRSRKESYSVYVYKVLKQVHPDTGISSKAMGIMNSFVNDIFERIAGEASRLAHYNKRSTITSREIQTAVRLLLPGELAKHAVSEGTKAVTKYTSAKVSSLSSAPSFRLDALGLGTVLRRAAFLVFLNL